Genomic window (Streptomyces yatensis):
GAACTCGACGCGAGGCCGCGGGAGGTGAGCTGTCTGCGGGACGTCTTCATCGGCGGCGCGGCCTGCCCGCCCTCCCTGATGAAGGCGTACGAGGAGCGCCACGGCATTCACGTCGTCCATGCATGGGGCATGACGGAGACCTCTCCGCTCGGCTCGGTGGCCCATCCGCCGGGCGGGCTCTCGGCGGAGGACGCCTGGCCGTACCGGCTGTCGCAGGGCCGCTTCCCGACGTCCGTCGAGTGCCGGTTGATCTCGGCGGACGGCGAAGTCGTGCCGTGGGACGGGAAGACGCCGGGGGAGCTGGAGGTACGCGGGCCGTGGATCGCGGGCGCGTACTACGGAGGGGCGGACGGCGAGCCGTTCCGCCCCGAGGACAAGTTCACCGAGGACGGCTGGCTGAAGACCGGAGACGTCGGCACCATCAGCCCCGACTGCTATCTGACGCTGACCGACCGGGCCAAGGACGTCATCAAGTCGGGCGGCGAGTGGATCTCCTCGGTCGAGCTGGAGAACCAGCTGATGGGCCATCCGGAGGTCGCCGAGGCGGCGGTGGTGGCGGTGCCGGACGAGAAGTGGGGAGAGCGGCCGCTGGCCACGGTGGTGCTGACGGAGGGCGCCACGGTCGACTACGAGGGGCTGCGGGCCTTCCTCGCCGAACGGATCGCGCGCTGGCAGCTGCCGGAGCACTGGGCGCTGATCCCGGTGGTGCCGAAGACGAGCGTGGGGAAGTTCAACAAGAAGGTGATCCGCAAGCAGTACGCGGACGGCGAGCTGGATGTGACCACGCTGGGCTTGTGATCACGCTGGGACGACTGGGCTGAGGAACGCCGGATCGGGGGCGCGGGCCGAGCGGGTCCGCGCCCCGGTCGGTCGGTGACGCGGTCACCGTAAGGAGGCGAGCGTCTCCTTACGGGCGGCATGTCACCGTATGGATCGGCGGGCCGTGCCTTTACGGGGCCGCGCATCACCGTAAGGACCAGTGGGCCGTGCCCGTACAGGCGGCACGCCACCGTAAGGACAGCGTGGCCGTGCTTTAGGGGCCGGGCGTCACCGTAAGGACAGCGGGCGTGCCTTTACGGGCGGCACGCCACCGTAAGGACCAGTGGGCCGTGCCCGTACAGGCGGCACGCCACCGTAAGGACAGCGTGGCCGTGCCCTTACGGGCCGGGCGTCACCGTAAGGCCCGCGTGCGTCAGTTGGTGCCGATCTTCGCCAGCAGGTCCACGATCCGCGACTGCACCTCCGCGCTCGTCGAGCGCTCCGCGAGGAACAGCACCGTTTCGCCCGAGGCCAGCCGCGACAGATGCGCCGGATCGATGTCCGCGGAGGTGTAGACGACCAGCGGGGTGCGGTTGAGCAGTCCGTTGCCGCGCAACCAGTCGACGATCCCGGCCCGGCGGCGGCGTACCTGCATCAGGTCCATCACCACCAGGTTCGGCCGCATCTGCCCCGCGAGCGAGACCGCGTCCGCGTCCGTCGCCGCGCGGGCGACCTGCATCCCGCGCCGCTCGAGCGTCGCCGTAAGGGCCGCCGAGATCGGCTCGTGCTCCTCGATCAGCAGAACGCGCGACGGATGCTGCTCGCTGTCGCGCGGGGCGAGCGCCTTGAACAGGACGGCCGGGTCGGCGCCGTACGCCGCCTCCCGCGTCGCCTGGCCGAGCCCCGCGGTCACCAGCACCGGCACCTCGGCGGCGACCGCGGCCGTACGCAGCGACTGCAGCGCGGTCCGGGTGATCGGCCCGGTCAGCGGATCGACGAACAGCGCCGCCGGGTACGCGGCGATCTGCGCGTCGACCTCCTCACGGGAGTTCACGATCACCGGACGGTAGCCGCGGTCGCTCAGCGCCTGCTGGGTGGACATGTCCGGCGCGGGCCACACGAGGAGGCGGCGCGGGTTGTCCAGCGGCTCCGGGGGCAGTTCGTCGTCGGGCGGCGGGGTGCGGTCGTCGACGATCTCGACGGCGCCGTTCGGCCCGTCCAGCGGTTCCGGCCCCTCGGCGCCCTCGTCCGGCGCGCCGATGGCGAACGCACGGCCCGAGCTCTGCGACGCATTCGCCGCACGCTGCGGCTGCGCCCCCGGCCCGGGCTGGGGACGGGGCTGCGGGCCGGTCTGTGCCCCGGGGTGCGGTTGCGAACGGCTGCCGGCCGGCTGCAGTTCGGCCGAGGTGCCCTGGCCCGCCATCTCGGGCCGGGCGGCCAGCTTGCGGCGCCTGCCGGAGCCCAAGCTGGTGCCTCCGGAGGGCGTCTGGGGCTGGCCCTGCTGCGGGCGTCCCAGCGGCTGGCCCTGCGGGCCCTGACCCTGGGGGTGCTCACCCACCTGCTGGGCGAACGGCACCCCTTGGCCCAGGGTCCGCACGCTGATCGCGCGCCCCTGGGCGGTGTCCGCGTTCGGCGGGGCCTCGGCGGGCAGCGGCTGCGGGCGGGGCTGCGAGGGCGCGTCCGGCCACTGCGCCGGCTGCTGGGCGGGTGGCTGCTGGGCCGGTGGGCGCCCGCTCGCCTCCGCGGGCTGCGGACCACCGGGGCCACCCTGGGGCGGACCCACCGGATGACCGGGACCACCCGGACCACCCTGGGTCGCCTCCGGCTGCTCCTCGGCCAGCGGCCGCCGGGCGCGGCGACGTCCGGTGGGCGGGACGTCCTGCGGCTGGCCGCCGCCGGTGTCCTGGCCCCAGTTGGGCTGCTGTTCCTCGGGCGTACGGGCGGCGGGCAGCGCGGGCATGCCCGACCCGGCGGGCTGAGCGGCGCCGGGGCCCTGGGCCTGCGGCTGGGGCCGACGCGGGTCCTGGCCCTGTGCCTGACCGGGGTCGGATGGCCAGCCCCCGGGCCGTGCGGCGCCGTTGGGGGGTACGGGCTCGCCTCGTACCGCCAGGCCGCCGCCCTGCTGCGGCTGGGGCGCGCCGCCCCGTGCCTCGCGAGCGCCGTGCTGCGCGGGGACGAGCCCGGCCGGGCCGAGCTCCGGCGGCAGCGCGCCGGGCTGCGCCCGGTCGGCGGCGGCCGGGGGCAGCGCGAAGGGAGAGCGAACGAGACCGGACTCCCCCGCGGCCTGCGGCTGCGGCTGGGTTTGCTGCGGCTGAGGTTGGGGCTGCGCCTGGCCCTGGGCCTGGGGCTGCGCCTGGTCGGGCGCCGACAACTCCGGCGCCTCGGCCAGCGTGCGGCGGGCCCGGCGACGTCCGGTGGGCTGGACCTCTTCCGGCTGGCCCGCGCCGGTGTCCTGGCCCCAGTTGGGCTGTTGCTCCTCGGGCGTACGGGCGGCGGGCAGCGCGGGCATGCCCGACGCGACCGGCTGGGCGGGCTGCTGGGGCGTGTCGGAGGCGGCCGCGGGCAGGGCGAGGGCAGGCCGGCCGTTCGCGCCCTGGGCGGGGGCACCGGCGGCCTGAGGGCCGCCCTGTTCCTGCGCCGGGGCGCCGCGCCGGGCGCGGCGGCCCTGGGGCTGCTGCTGGGCCGGAATGCCCTGAGGCGGCACAACACCCATGGCGGCCGCGCCCGTCGGCTGCGGTCCGGTGGCCGCGGCCGCCGCCTCGTCGGGGTGGGGGCGCGCCCTGCGCCGCCCGGTGGGCCGTGGGGTGTCCGCGGCCTCGGCGGTGCCCTGCTGCTGGGCCGCGCTGTCCTCGCCGACGACCGCGGGAAGCGCGGTGGGCGCGCCCGGGGCGCCCTGCTGAGCGGCGGTGCGCGGGTCGGCCGTACGGGGATCGGCCGTATGCGGGTCGGCCGTATGCGGGTCGGCCGTATGCGGGTCGGCCTTACGGAGGTTGGGCGGCGGCGTACCGCCCTGTGTGCCGTTGCCTTGCGTGCCGTGGCCCTGCGTACCGCCGCCGCTGGTGTCGCCCGGCGTGCCGCTGGGGGCCGCGCCGTGCCGGGCGCGGCGTCCGGTCGGGGTCTGGCCGGTCGGGGTCTGGCCGGTGGCGTTGCCGCCCGCGGTGCCCGTACCCGTACCCGTACCCGCGTCGGTTCCCGTACCCGCGCCGGAGGTGCCCTGTCCCCGCGTACCGTCGCCGTGCCCGGCGGCGTCGC
Coding sequences:
- a CDS encoding PAS domain-containing protein produces the protein MSSRPSRGAARLAAILDALPDALLLVNCNGTIVNANHIALESFEAPGTALVGRGLLDLLPSFDPNRIPGSMRRPESAQRDGIKPTRMMARRTDGAQIPVEVTSANLEDGRTPYADQYSYTGDELLMLIVRDLTGTLDTEAELARQQRQTEMILRAAAEGVVGVDTEGKVVLVNPSAAQILGYRASDMGGQELHSLVHHSRPDGSPFPYEESPLADSLRSGRKHRVRGQVLWAKDGSEVPVDLTTAPVRDGEQLVGAVMTFTDRRAEKAMAAKHAEEVESLTTQHTEEVESLTTEHTEKVESLTAQHAEELENLTAQHTKTVEELRTQLAEERARYTAQLESVTARNSQLLAVLDQSLRGPLLQLRGELGVLADDPAGQLWPEANQILHHLAAGYTRMTTLVDNVLSYQRLDAHSEELARRTVSMDEVVSASVEGAVELIGPGRAQFAVHAPPIDAEVDPERLAQALAHLIADVAGVDSTGNTAAGSAASDSTIVVAAAQRGDVVRIEVRGPYAGGDPVHEPIVRGIVRRHGGVLQTHEMPGMGGHAYVLEVPISAAAAAEQERANGDAAGHGDGTRGQGTSGAGTGTDAGTGTGTGTAGGNATGQTPTGQTPTGRRARHGAAPSGTPGDTSGGGTQGHGTQGNGTQGGTPPPNLRKADPHTADPHTADPHTADPRTADPRTAAQQGAPGAPTALPAVVGEDSAAQQQGTAEAADTPRPTGRRRARPHPDEAAAAATGPQPTGAAAMGVVPPQGIPAQQQPQGRRARRGAPAQEQGGPQAAGAPAQGANGRPALALPAAASDTPQQPAQPVASGMPALPAARTPEEQQPNWGQDTGAGQPEEVQPTGRRRARRTLAEAPELSAPDQAQPQAQGQAQPQPQPQQTQPQPQAAGESGLVRSPFALPPAAADRAQPGALPPELGPAGLVPAQHGAREARGGAPQPQQGGGLAVRGEPVPPNGAARPGGWPSDPGQAQGQDPRRPQPQAQGPGAAQPAGSGMPALPAARTPEEQQPNWGQDTGGGQPQDVPPTGRRRARRPLAEEQPEATQGGPGGPGHPVGPPQGGPGGPQPAEASGRPPAQQPPAQQPAQWPDAPSQPRPQPLPAEAPPNADTAQGRAISVRTLGQGVPFAQQVGEHPQGQGPQGQPLGRPQQGQPQTPSGGTSLGSGRRRKLAARPEMAGQGTSAELQPAGSRSQPHPGAQTGPQPRPQPGPGAQPQRAANASQSSGRAFAIGAPDEGAEGPEPLDGPNGAVEIVDDRTPPPDDELPPEPLDNPRRLLVWPAPDMSTQQALSDRGYRPVIVNSREEVDAQIAAYPAALFVDPLTGPITRTALQSLRTAAVAAEVPVLVTAGLGQATREAAYGADPAVLFKALAPRDSEQHPSRVLLIEEHEPISAALTATLERRGMQVARAATDADAVSLAGQMRPNLVVMDLMQVRRRRAGIVDWLRGNGLLNRTPLVVYTSADIDPAHLSRLASGETVLFLAERSTSAEVQSRIVDLLAKIGTN